From Dehalococcoidia bacterium, a single genomic window includes:
- a CDS encoding alpha/beta hydrolase, with the protein MAPISKYVNVNGVRLRYLDWGTRGLPPMVCLHGHTGQARIWDEFAEVVRNSYHVYAVDQRGHGESAHALDGYARDRFVEDLAAFVDALELERFTLSGLSMGGWHSMLYTAEHPDRVERIVMVDIGPEPSEEAVAASGSRPLTPMAFDTIEEAVAWMRSGNPWASDARLLKDAQHKMKQTDDGLWTWKADHDLFNVPLPDMSDPDLIGRYWSALDTIPCPILEVRGSESPLVSDAVLDRMKAAATDLTSVDVADAGHVVTVDKPREFIAASREFLGV; encoded by the coding sequence ATGGCACCGATTTCCAAGTACGTAAACGTAAACGGAGTCCGACTTCGATACCTCGACTGGGGGACGCGGGGGCTGCCGCCCATGGTCTGTCTGCACGGACACACCGGGCAGGCGCGCATCTGGGACGAGTTTGCCGAGGTGGTGCGAAACTCTTACCACGTGTACGCCGTAGACCAGCGAGGTCACGGCGAGTCCGCCCATGCGCTGGACGGCTACGCCCGTGACAGGTTCGTCGAAGACCTTGCCGCCTTCGTGGACGCCCTGGAGCTGGAGCGGTTCACACTCTCAGGCCTGTCCATGGGTGGCTGGCACTCGATGCTGTACACGGCCGAACATCCTGACCGGGTCGAGCGCATCGTGATGGTGGACATCGGCCCTGAGCCGTCTGAGGAAGCCGTTGCAGCCTCCGGCAGCCGACCGCTGACCCCGATGGCGTTCGATACCATCGAGGAGGCCGTTGCCTGGATGCGATCCGGCAACCCGTGGGCGTCCGATGCCAGGCTGCTGAAGGATGCCCAGCACAAGATGAAGCAGACTGATGACGGCCTGTGGACGTGGAAGGCCGACCACGACCTGTTCAACGTGCCACTTCCCGACATGTCGGACCCGGACCTCATCGGCAGGTACTGGAGCGCGCTGGACACCATTCCATGTCCAATACTGGAGGTACGGGGTTCCGAGAGTCCGCTGGTGTCCGACGCGGTACTGGACAGGATGAAGGCTGCGGCGACAGATCTCACCTCGGTGGATGTGGCCGACGCGGGTCACGTTGTCACCGTCGACAAGCCTCGCGAGTTCATTGCGGCAAGCCGCGAGTTCCTGGGAGTTTGA
- the sthA gene encoding Si-specific NAD(P)(+) transhydrogenase, producing the protein MAEYDYDMVVIGSGPAGQRAAVQAAKLGKRTAIVERHAEIGGVMVNSGTIPSKTLREAVIYLTGYRERGIYGESYAVKDDITMSDLMIRTNHVMQQKTDTLRHQLLRNRVELITADASFIDSHTLALSAVDGRGSRPITADKVVVAVGTTAAKPDWTNVDGEHILLSDDILNLPELPRSLAIIGGGVIGLEYGSIFATLGIRVTLIERDSRLLDFVDSELIDTLVYHLRQKRVTLRLNEEVTWMEPSDDERGQHVRIRLVSGKQIVSDAALYSIGRTGATASLGLETVGLEPDGRGRLTVNDTYQTSVDNIYAVGDVIGFPNLASTSAEQGRLASCHAFGLPARSVPGLFPYGIYTIPEISMVGRTEEDLTEDVVPYEVGRAQYREIARGQIIGDDTGLLKLLFHATTRKLLGVHIIGEGASELIHIGQAVLAFEGTVDYFVDAVFNYPTLAECYKTAALDGINRLEA; encoded by the coding sequence ATGGCTGAATACGATTACGACATGGTGGTCATAGGATCCGGACCGGCGGGCCAGCGCGCTGCTGTGCAGGCCGCTAAGCTCGGAAAGCGCACTGCCATCGTCGAACGCCATGCCGAAATCGGCGGCGTCATGGTCAACTCAGGCACCATTCCCAGCAAGACACTCCGCGAAGCGGTAATATACCTGACCGGATACAGGGAACGTGGCATCTACGGTGAGTCGTACGCCGTCAAGGACGACATCACCATGAGCGACCTCATGATCCGCACCAATCACGTGATGCAGCAGAAGACCGACACGTTGCGCCACCAGCTGCTGCGGAACAGGGTTGAGCTGATCACCGCCGACGCATCGTTCATCGACTCCCACACACTGGCCCTCTCGGCAGTGGATGGGAGAGGCAGCCGTCCCATCACCGCAGACAAGGTAGTCGTCGCCGTTGGCACAACTGCAGCGAAGCCTGACTGGACCAACGTCGATGGCGAGCACATCCTGCTGAGCGACGACATACTCAATCTGCCCGAGCTTCCCAGAAGCCTGGCCATCATAGGCGGCGGCGTCATTGGCCTGGAGTACGGCAGCATATTCGCGACCCTCGGAATACGCGTTACGCTCATTGAGCGCGACTCGAGGCTGCTGGACTTCGTAGACTCCGAACTCATCGACACACTCGTGTACCACCTGCGTCAGAAGAGGGTGACGCTCCGGTTGAACGAAGAGGTCACCTGGATGGAGCCTTCCGACGATGAACGCGGCCAGCACGTCAGGATCAGGCTGGTCAGCGGCAAGCAGATTGTGAGCGATGCCGCGCTGTACAGCATCGGACGCACCGGCGCCACAGCGTCACTCGGGCTGGAAACGGTAGGCCTGGAGCCAGATGGCAGAGGCCGATTGACAGTGAACGACACCTACCAGACGTCCGTGGACAACATATACGCGGTCGGCGACGTAATCGGGTTCCCAAACCTGGCGTCGACCTCCGCGGAGCAGGGCCGTCTGGCGTCGTGCCACGCCTTTGGCCTACCCGCCAGGAGTGTCCCGGGCCTGTTTCCCTACGGGATCTACACCATCCCTGAAATCTCCATGGTGGGCAGGACCGAAGAGGACTTGACCGAGGACGTTGTTCCCTACGAAGTAGGCAGGGCGCAGTACCGGGAGATAGCGCGGGGCCAGATAATCGGAGACGACACGGGGCTGCTGAAGCTGCTGTTCCACGCCACCACACGCAAACTGCTTGGAGTGCACATCATCGGCGAGGGCGCGAGCGAGCTCATTCACATTGGACAGGCCGTGCTTGCATTCGAAGGTACTGTCGACTACTTCGTGGACGCGGTCTTCAACTACCCGACACTGGCGGAGTGCTACAAGACGGCCGCGTTGGACGGCATCAACCGGCTGGAAGCCTAA
- the raiA gene encoding ribosome-associated translation inhibitor RaiA, with protein MEIQIQARNIDLNPNAEQYIQKKFDRLQRHLPNLDDAKLEVSMTQARATRDRVQAQMTLNISGYTLRGQDRGVNLFAAVDAVTDLVDRQIRRFKGKVYHSAQARKSRSGFRDVPPEAIIEMPETLEEEEALEEIGQVVRTKRHSMPPMSVEDAILQMEMLGHSFFLFFNMDSDEYNVAYRRRDGDYGVIEPELA; from the coding sequence ATGGAGATACAGATTCAAGCCAGGAACATCGACCTCAACCCCAATGCCGAGCAGTACATCCAGAAGAAGTTCGATAGGCTTCAGCGACATCTGCCGAACCTCGACGATGCCAAATTAGAGGTGTCCATGACCCAGGCGCGGGCCACTCGCGACCGCGTCCAGGCTCAGATGACACTGAACATCTCCGGTTACACGCTTCGAGGACAGGACAGGGGAGTAAACCTGTTCGCTGCCGTCGACGCAGTCACGGACCTGGTTGACCGGCAGATCCGACGGTTCAAGGGAAAGGTGTACCACAGCGCGCAGGCCAGGAAGTCGCGCAGCGGTTTCAGGGACGTCCCGCCTGAGGCGATCATCGAGATGCCAGAAACCCTCGAGGAAGAAGAGGCGCTTGAAGAGATCGGCCAGGTAGTCCGCACCAAGCGACACTCCATGCCGCCGATGTCCGTCGAGGACGCCATCCTGCAGATGGAGATGCTGGGGCACAGCTTCTTCCTGTTCTTCAACATGGACTCTGACGAGTACAACGTCGCCTACCGGCGTCGCGACGGCGACTACGGCGTGATCGAGCCCGAGCTGGCCTAG
- a CDS encoding PD-(D/E)XK nuclease family protein, whose product MAEQRSGPYIWATWLSKVLVGDISCEWASWFKAHYKGYERVPSTFDMVTWQMNHTSLLNEVRDKIEADGVTVLTENQSYFNLRGGSGTVIGGKPDLVALGPDDTGTIYDIKTGQPRASDTAQVMIYMYALPYINQFRGRRFQGRLVYRDDRVVDIPADSVSDAFKSELFALIRRIADSQPARRVPSALECGMCDLTPNDCPDRIDAAPAEQIAEGGEF is encoded by the coding sequence TTGGCTGAGCAGAGATCAGGTCCGTACATCTGGGCCACATGGCTTTCGAAGGTGCTGGTCGGTGACATTTCCTGCGAGTGGGCATCGTGGTTCAAGGCCCACTACAAGGGCTACGAGCGGGTGCCCAGCACGTTCGACATGGTCACCTGGCAGATGAACCACACGTCGCTGCTGAACGAGGTCAGGGACAAGATCGAGGCAGATGGCGTCACTGTTCTCACCGAGAACCAGAGCTACTTCAACCTACGCGGTGGCTCCGGCACTGTCATCGGAGGCAAGCCAGACCTAGTCGCGCTGGGCCCCGACGACACCGGCACCATCTACGACATCAAGACAGGGCAGCCCCGAGCGTCGGACACCGCTCAGGTAATGATCTACATGTACGCGCTCCCGTACATCAACCAGTTCCGCGGGAGGCGTTTCCAGGGACGGCTGGTCTACAGGGACGACCGGGTGGTCGACATCCCGGCTGACAGCGTGAGCGACGCATTCAAGTCGGAGCTGTTCGCTCTGATCAGGCGGATCGCTGACTCTCAGCCTGCGCGCAGGGTACCGAGTGCGTTGGAGTGTGGGATGTGTGATCTAACTCCCAATGACTGCCCGGATAGGATTGATGCCGCGCCTGCGGAACAGATCGCGGAGGGTGGGGAGTTCTGA
- a CDS encoding mandelate racemase, producing the protein MGSTPIIQKITLTRYRFPLNDVGSDLSFAMGPFYEPGGRGGRSVLGIRIDTDIGVTGEYMSIAPGTFEQIQQFGSFLIGKNALQRELFYNQAKSILRKQDKMGIGPVDIALWDLAGKLHDSPIYQLLGGYRKKLPSYASTSHADRQPDGLSSPEAYADFAEQCLELGYQGFKIHSWGDVSIPREVETVNAVGKRVGGKMALMIDPCCVYDTFGDTLTVGRACDDNDFYWYEDPMRDGGVSFYAHRQLRKMLKTPLLQGEHLHMVEAHADMAAAEATDFWRADPEYDGGITGVMKIAHSAEGYGMDVELHIAGPAQRHCMAAMRNSNFYEMGLVHPKLPNISCPPVYACGYTDQLESVDENGCVDVPEGPGLGVVYDWKGIEKFRVGEAVIDS; encoded by the coding sequence ATGGGCAGTACCCCTATCATCCAGAAGATCACGCTGACGCGGTACCGGTTCCCACTCAACGACGTGGGAAGCGACCTCAGCTTCGCAATGGGGCCGTTCTACGAGCCCGGAGGCAGGGGAGGGCGGTCCGTGCTCGGCATACGCATCGACACCGACATAGGTGTCACGGGCGAGTACATGAGCATCGCTCCGGGCACCTTCGAGCAGATCCAGCAGTTCGGCTCTTTCCTGATCGGTAAGAACGCGCTTCAGCGGGAGCTATTCTACAACCAGGCGAAGTCGATCCTGCGCAAGCAGGACAAGATGGGCATCGGTCCCGTGGACATTGCACTGTGGGACCTCGCGGGCAAGCTGCACGACTCGCCGATCTACCAGCTGCTCGGCGGCTACCGGAAGAAGCTGCCCTCATACGCAAGCACCTCTCACGCTGACAGACAGCCTGACGGCCTGAGCAGTCCCGAAGCGTACGCCGACTTTGCGGAGCAGTGCCTGGAACTGGGATACCAGGGATTCAAGATCCACTCGTGGGGAGACGTGTCGATTCCGCGCGAGGTCGAGACGGTCAACGCCGTCGGTAAACGAGTCGGCGGCAAGATGGCGCTGATGATCGACCCGTGCTGCGTGTACGATACATTCGGAGACACGCTGACAGTCGGACGCGCCTGCGACGACAACGACTTCTACTGGTACGAGGACCCGATGCGTGACGGTGGAGTGTCGTTCTACGCGCATCGACAACTTCGGAAGATGCTCAAGACGCCGCTGCTCCAGGGCGAGCACCTGCACATGGTCGAGGCGCACGCAGACATGGCCGCTGCCGAGGCGACCGACTTCTGGCGCGCCGACCCGGAGTACGATGGCGGTATAACTGGCGTCATGAAGATCGCTCACTCAGCCGAGGGCTATGGCATGGACGTCGAGCTGCACATTGCAGGTCCTGCGCAGCGCCACTGCATGGCCGCCATGCGCAACTCGAACTTCTACGAGATGGGCCTCGTCCACCCGAAGCTGCCCAATATCTCCTGTCCGCCAGTGTACGCGTGTGGCTACACAGACCAGCTGGAGTCAGTAGACGAGAACGGCTGCGTGGATGTCCCTGAAGGCCCGGGTCTGGGCGTCGTCTACGACTGGAAGGGCATCGAGAAGTTCCGCGTCGGCGAAGCCGTGATAGACAGCTAG
- a CDS encoding SDR family oxidoreductase codes for MPGKLTDKVAIVTGGNSGIGEATVHLFAREGAKVAILARRENEGHAVESAVKDNGGEATFISCDVSDRQQVDAAVQAVVDAYGGVDVLFNNAGGGGPGNFPDEPDDIWDRVLTVNLTGTFYMCRAVWPHMIAGGGGRIVNMSSVAAQRGFSKKMYDLVGRGPSASYYAAKAGVDALTRYVAGMGGQHNIRVNGVRPGQIITPAVDTGGGHHSLEAMFDFIQILDSKGYPEDVANTVLFLVSDEARFITGEIVNVDGGMPGKL; via the coding sequence ATGCCCGGAAAGTTGACCGACAAAGTAGCGATAGTCACAGGTGGAAACAGCGGAATCGGGGAGGCCACGGTGCACCTCTTTGCCCGGGAAGGCGCGAAGGTCGCCATCCTTGCGCGGAGGGAGAACGAGGGGCACGCCGTCGAGTCCGCAGTCAAAGACAACGGTGGTGAGGCCACCTTCATAAGCTGCGACGTTTCCGACCGTCAGCAGGTGGACGCCGCCGTGCAGGCCGTCGTCGATGCCTACGGGGGTGTCGACGTGCTGTTCAACAACGCTGGCGGTGGTGGCCCAGGCAACTTCCCCGACGAGCCGGACGACATCTGGGACCGTGTGCTGACGGTCAACCTGACCGGCACGTTCTACATGTGCCGCGCCGTGTGGCCTCACATGATCGCCGGAGGCGGAGGGCGGATCGTCAACATGTCCTCGGTTGCAGCGCAGCGCGGATTCAGCAAGAAGATGTACGACCTCGTCGGGCGTGGCCCGTCAGCCTCGTACTACGCAGCGAAGGCCGGAGTCGATGCTCTAACGCGCTACGTCGCCGGTATGGGCGGCCAGCACAACATCCGCGTGAACGGCGTGAGACCCGGGCAGATCATCACCCCCGCTGTCGATACTGGCGGCGGGCACCACAGCCTGGAGGCGATGTTCGACTTCATCCAGATCCTCGACAGCAAGGGATACCCCGAGGACGTTGCCAACACTGTGCTGTTCCTAGTGAGCGACGAGGCGCGGTTCATAACCGGTGAGATAGTCAACGTGGACGGTGGGATGCCGGGCAAGCTTTAG
- a CDS encoding glucose 1-dehydrogenase: MPELNGKVAIVTGAGRLKGIGRAAAVALARLGADVVITGTGRDPSTFPDYEREIGWRDVESVAELIREEGRKALPLVVDVTDEAQVVRMVEQTVSEFGRVDILVNNAAHGVGADRIPIVELEPAVFDLVVDVKVRGTYLCTRAAVTQMIEQGDGGKIVNIASVAGKRGSANTLAYNAANFAVVGMTQSSARELGPHGINVNCVCPGLVQTHRGDVFMDVFDRTWEQTAESVPIGRNGTDKELGDFVAYLCTEAASWIHGQSINVDGGVMMEH; encoded by the coding sequence ATGCCAGAGCTCAACGGTAAGGTAGCCATCGTCACAGGCGCGGGTCGTCTCAAGGGGATCGGGAGAGCGGCGGCGGTCGCACTTGCACGGCTGGGAGCCGATGTCGTCATCACGGGCACCGGGCGAGACCCCTCGACGTTCCCTGACTACGAGCGGGAGATTGGCTGGCGAGACGTGGAGTCCGTGGCTGAGCTAATTAGGGAAGAGGGCCGTAAAGCGCTCCCTCTCGTCGTGGATGTGACCGACGAAGCGCAGGTCGTGCGTATGGTTGAGCAGACCGTAAGCGAGTTCGGCAGGGTCGACATCCTGGTGAACAACGCCGCTCATGGTGTGGGCGCGGACAGGATACCTATCGTGGAACTGGAACCTGCGGTTTTTGATCTCGTAGTCGACGTGAAGGTTCGCGGCACGTATCTCTGCACAAGGGCTGCCGTCACGCAGATGATCGAGCAGGGTGACGGTGGCAAGATCGTCAACATCGCGTCGGTCGCAGGAAAGCGCGGTAGCGCAAACACGCTCGCCTACAACGCCGCCAACTTTGCTGTCGTTGGGATGACGCAGTCGTCGGCCCGTGAGTTGGGTCCGCATGGCATAAACGTGAACTGTGTCTGTCCAGGACTCGTCCAGACCCACCGTGGGGATGTGTTCATGGACGTCTTCGACCGGACCTGGGAGCAGACGGCTGAGTCAGTGCCAATCGGCCGCAATGGGACGGATAAGGAACTCGGGGACTTCGTGGCTTATCTGTGTACTGAGGCGGCATCGTGGATTCACGGCCAGTCCATTAACGTCGATGGCGGCGTGATGATGGAGCACTAG
- a CDS encoding propionyl-CoA carboxylase, producing MVWQPEIDELEYRRSLAMQMGGKERIERQHSEGKLTVRERINTLLDKDTFFEIGELAGYGEYDEDRNLIGFTPMPYVTGLGRIDGQLVVVGGEDFTVRGGTAVGPERRRRKNNSWADSFALEYGVPLIYMADGAGASVRGVQYAQGGHLPSSDDFTGEVELLGKVPVVSAIVGSVAGRPAGRAMLAHWTIMVKGSSQIFPGGPPVVRRAISEEIDKESLGGSHVHVHQSGAVHDEAESEEDLFDRVRQYLSYMPQNVWEMPPRAAPSDDPNRRDEELADIIPRNTRRGYDMRKLIGHVVDKGSFFEIRPHWGKTAITGFARVNGYVIGVAANDPRYLAGAIDADGANKQTHFLDVCDTFNIPIVLFNDVPGFMVGSKAELQGTIRHGMRTLMANVQLTVPVIQLHVRKAFGLAAAATGSSVPVNLRLGWPSGDWGSIPVEGGVEAAYRRDIANSPDPAARRAELEATLNKFRSPYLVAEAFDIEKMIDPRDTRPFLSMLVEASQSVLKRNLGPKPKYGVRP from the coding sequence ATGGTCTGGCAGCCTGAGATCGATGAGCTTGAGTACCGCAGGTCTCTTGCCATGCAGATGGGTGGCAAGGAACGCATAGAGCGGCAGCACTCTGAGGGCAAGCTGACGGTCCGGGAACGAATCAACACCCTTCTCGACAAGGACACGTTCTTCGAGATCGGCGAGTTGGCAGGGTACGGCGAGTACGACGAGGACCGCAATCTCATCGGGTTCACGCCCATGCCATACGTGACAGGACTGGGCAGAATAGACGGCCAACTGGTAGTCGTAGGCGGCGAGGACTTTACTGTCCGGGGCGGCACAGCCGTCGGGCCGGAGCGCAGACGGCGCAAGAACAACAGTTGGGCGGACAGCTTTGCGCTGGAGTACGGCGTCCCGCTCATCTACATGGCCGACGGCGCCGGCGCGAGTGTGCGCGGAGTGCAGTACGCCCAAGGGGGACACCTCCCAAGCTCTGACGACTTCACCGGCGAGGTAGAACTGCTAGGCAAGGTGCCGGTGGTCTCCGCGATTGTCGGGTCTGTAGCGGGTCGCCCCGCAGGTCGCGCCATGCTCGCTCACTGGACGATCATGGTGAAGGGCTCAAGCCAGATATTCCCTGGCGGTCCACCCGTGGTGCGCCGCGCCATCTCTGAGGAGATCGACAAGGAGTCGCTGGGCGGCTCACATGTTCACGTACACCAGAGCGGCGCGGTACACGACGAGGCCGAGAGCGAGGAGGATCTGTTCGATAGAGTGCGCCAGTACCTGAGCTACATGCCTCAGAACGTCTGGGAGATGCCTCCACGAGCTGCTCCGAGCGACGACCCCAACCGGCGTGACGAGGAGTTGGCCGACATCATCCCCCGCAATACCAGGCGCGGCTACGACATGCGCAAACTGATCGGGCACGTGGTCGATAAGGGCAGCTTCTTCGAGATACGTCCGCACTGGGGCAAGACTGCGATCACCGGGTTCGCCAGGGTGAACGGCTACGTTATCGGAGTCGCCGCAAACGATCCAAGGTACCTTGCGGGAGCGATCGACGCCGACGGAGCGAACAAGCAGACCCACTTCCTGGACGTTTGCGACACATTCAACATCCCGATCGTGCTGTTCAACGACGTGCCCGGGTTCATGGTGGGCAGCAAGGCCGAGCTCCAGGGCACAATCAGGCACGGGATGCGCACGCTGATGGCGAACGTGCAGCTCACGGTGCCGGTAATCCAACTCCACGTGCGAAAGGCGTTCGGACTCGCGGCCGCAGCCACAGGAAGCTCGGTTCCGGTCAACCTCAGGCTGGGGTGGCCGTCAGGGGACTGGGGCTCGATACCCGTAGAGGGCGGAGTCGAAGCAGCCTATCGCAGAGACATCGCCAACTCACCTGACCCAGCGGCACGACGCGCGGAGCTTGAGGCGACGCTGAACAAGTTCAGATCGCCATACCTCGTGGCCGAGGCGTTCGACATCGAAAAGATGATCGACCCAAGAGACACGCGCCCCTTCCTGTCCATGCTGGTCGAAGCATCCCAGTCAGTGCTCAAGCGCAACCTCGGTCCAAAGCCCAAGTACGGTGTACGGCCATAG
- a CDS encoding biotin carboxylase has translation MFNKVLIANRSAIACRVIRTCRRLGVNTVAVYSPSEGNPLHAELADEAVALPDEAGPVAGYLDISAVIQAAADTGAEAIHPGYGFLSENPDFARASENAGIVFVGPSPEAISLAGNKREARRRLAEYGVPVLPGTEIDIEPAPEKAGGDPDLASHAELIGYPLMIKASEGGGGIGMNMVEDPGRLERTVRRTRSSSRRAFGSQDIYLERYVPDARHVEVQIVADIDGTVTHLWERECSAQRRHQKVIEEAGSPSITDSTRERLISASMLAAREIGYTNVGTFEFIVDADDRPYFIEANARIQVEHGPTEMVTGVDIVEQQLRIASGDSISIVEEPVNGHAIQCRIYAEDPETFIPSPGTLDTFRLPQVNDLRVEAGFREGDEVSSHFDPLLAKLIAWGATRNDSISLMEKALSETRVDGVKCNVPALQKALRHPDFLRGRYSTGLMGQLG, from the coding sequence TAGCTAACAGGAGCGCTATCGCGTGTCGGGTGATCCGAACCTGTCGACGCCTTGGCGTCAACACTGTGGCGGTCTACTCCCCGTCCGAGGGGAATCCCCTTCACGCAGAGCTTGCCGACGAGGCGGTGGCACTGCCGGATGAGGCGGGCCCTGTAGCTGGATACCTGGACATCAGCGCCGTGATCCAGGCCGCTGCCGATACAGGCGCAGAGGCCATACATCCTGGCTACGGCTTCCTGTCCGAGAATCCTGACTTCGCACGGGCAAGCGAGAACGCCGGTATCGTGTTCGTCGGCCCCTCGCCGGAGGCGATCAGTCTGGCCGGGAACAAGCGCGAGGCAAGGCGACGGCTCGCTGAGTATGGTGTCCCTGTGCTGCCGGGGACGGAGATTGACATTGAGCCTGCCCCCGAGAAAGCGGGGGGCGACCCCGATCTCGCATCCCACGCTGAGCTAATAGGCTACCCGCTGATGATCAAGGCGAGTGAAGGCGGAGGCGGTATCGGGATGAACATGGTCGAGGATCCCGGGCGACTCGAGCGAACTGTACGACGGACGCGCTCGTCGTCGCGTCGCGCCTTCGGCAGCCAGGACATCTATCTCGAACGCTACGTGCCTGACGCACGACACGTCGAGGTGCAGATTGTCGCCGACATCGACGGGACAGTCACGCATCTGTGGGAGCGGGAATGCTCGGCTCAGAGACGCCACCAGAAGGTGATCGAGGAGGCAGGCTCGCCCTCCATAACCGACTCAACCAGGGAGCGTCTTATCTCGGCGTCGATGCTTGCGGCGCGTGAGATCGGCTACACGAACGTCGGCACCTTCGAGTTCATCGTGGACGCTGACGACAGACCCTACTTCATCGAGGCTAACGCGCGGATACAGGTCGAGCACGGTCCGACTGAGATGGTCACCGGCGTCGATATCGTCGAGCAGCAGCTCAGGATCGCGTCCGGGGATAGCATCTCCATTGTAGAAGAGCCTGTGAACGGCCACGCCATCCAGTGCCGCATCTACGCCGAGGACCCCGAGACGTTCATACCATCGCCGGGAACACTCGATACCTTCAGACTTCCACAGGTGAACGATCTGAGAGTGGAGGCCGGATTCCGTGAGGGCGACGAGGTATCGTCCCACTTCGACCCGCTCCTGGCCAAGCTGATCGCCTGGGGAGCCACCCGCAACGACTCCATCTCCCTTATGGAGAAGGCTCTATCCGAGACGCGGGTCGACGGGGTGAAATGCAACGTCCCAGCTCTGCAGAAAGCTCTCAGGCATCCCGACTTCCTTCGGGGCCGGTATAGTACCGGATTGATGGGGCAACTTGGATGA